A window of the Deinococcus aquiradiocola genome harbors these coding sequences:
- a CDS encoding SulP family inorganic anion transporter, whose amino-acid sequence MTVSPTPRPDTFRQYRREWLLNPRKDVLSGIVVALALIPEAIAFSLIAGVSPQVGLYASFIIALVTAFVGGRPGMISAATGAMALLMITLVKDHGLEYLFAATVLTGVMQVLIGWAKLARALKFVPRSVMTGFVNALAILIFLAQLPQFVGANWQMYLMVAAGLAIIVLLPRIFRAVPSALVAIVALTGAAVVTHADVKTVGDMGALPTALPVFHIPQVPLDLHTLAVILPVSLTLAVVGLIESLLTAQLIDDRTDTGSDKNAESRGQGVANIVTGVFGGMAGCAMIGQSMINVNNGGRGRLSTFVAGAFLLVLILLLQPLLVRIPMAALVAVMIVVSVSTFDWRSLAQLRTHPKSETLVMLSTVAVTVATKDLALGVLVGVVLSALLFARKVSATSAVTPEDRADGTRVYRVRGPLFFVSVQAFLQQFGPADPGRPVEIDLTHAHLWDASAVDAVDRVMLKYRRQGVPVALVGLNDASAALLARLAVHDKPGAPAAESAH is encoded by the coding sequence ATGACCGTCTCCCCCACCCCCCGACCCGACACCTTCCGGCAGTACCGCCGCGAGTGGCTGCTCAATCCCAGGAAAGACGTGCTTTCCGGCATCGTGGTGGCCCTGGCCCTGATCCCGGAAGCGATTGCCTTCTCCCTCATCGCGGGCGTTTCCCCGCAGGTGGGCCTGTACGCGTCCTTCATCATCGCCCTGGTGACGGCCTTCGTCGGCGGGCGCCCCGGCATGATCAGTGCCGCGACCGGCGCGATGGCCCTGTTGATGATCACCCTCGTCAAGGATCACGGGCTGGAGTACCTGTTCGCGGCGACCGTCCTGACCGGCGTCATGCAGGTGCTGATCGGCTGGGCGAAGCTCGCCCGCGCCCTGAAGTTTGTGCCGCGCAGCGTCATGACGGGTTTCGTGAACGCGCTCGCCATCCTGATCTTCCTGGCGCAACTCCCGCAGTTCGTGGGGGCCAACTGGCAGATGTACCTGATGGTGGCGGCGGGGCTGGCGATCATCGTGCTGCTGCCGCGCATCTTCCGGGCCGTCCCGAGCGCCCTGGTCGCCATCGTCGCGCTCACAGGGGCGGCCGTCGTCACGCATGCGGACGTGAAGACGGTCGGGGACATGGGCGCGCTGCCCACCGCCCTGCCGGTCTTTCACATCCCGCAGGTGCCGCTGGACCTGCACACGCTCGCCGTCATCCTGCCGGTGTCGCTCACGCTGGCCGTGGTGGGCCTGATCGAGAGCCTCCTCACCGCGCAGCTGATCGACGACCGGACCGACACCGGCAGCGACAAGAACGCCGAGTCGCGCGGGCAGGGCGTCGCCAACATCGTGACGGGCGTGTTCGGCGGCATGGCCGGCTGCGCGATGATCGGGCAGAGCATGATCAACGTCAACAACGGCGGGCGCGGCCGCCTCTCCACCTTCGTGGCAGGCGCCTTCCTGCTGGTGCTGATCCTGCTGCTGCAGCCGCTGCTGGTCCGGATCCCCATGGCGGCCCTGGTCGCCGTGATGATCGTGGTCAGCGTCAGCACCTTCGACTGGCGCAGCCTCGCGCAGCTGCGCACGCACCCGAAGAGCGAGACGCTCGTGATGCTCTCGACGGTCGCCGTGACCGTCGCCACGAAGGACCTCGCCCTCGGCGTGCTCGTCGGCGTGGTGCTGAGCGCCCTTCTCTTCGCCCGCAAGGTCTCCGCGACGTCCGCCGTGACGCCCGAGGACCGCGCCGACGGCACCCGCGTGTACCGCGTGCGCGGCCCGCTGTTCTTCGTGAGCGTTCAGGCTTTCCTGCAGCAGTTCGGTCCGGCCGACCCGGGCCGGCCGGTGGAGATCGACCTGACGCACGCCCACCTCTGGGACGCTTCGGCCGTGGACGCCGTCGACCGGGTGATGCTGAAGTACAGGCGGCAGGGGGTGCCCGTCGCGCTGGTCGGGCTGAACGACGCGTCCGCAGCCCTGCTGGCGCGGCTGGCCGTGCACGACAAACCCGGCGCACCCGCAGCGGAGTCGGCCCACTGA
- a CDS encoding GAF domain-containing protein: MTLNEAVGTETDLSLLAVRAVKVLDLFLPGLTSTYYSRDGNLWNAIAVGAHVPPDLAAVVTEGLPLDTPAFARAAEVHGPVFIDRWDVQAQEVPGSEDIGAGALYPYFLNGEPYGMLTTGSRRGRVLTVQDREHFLAVARSLGLAIDRAHQTAQLLEQRREADSRAQALEAFARLKADLNVLGDRYALIRRAQEVVLSLLPDGYAAYFEAEDGRWRVRSQVGEARGETLQAAINDGFPVGGTPTLDLPAQTRQPHFIDRYDQATDTDADVGPHLKAAVVLPVLLDGKVIGLFNVPLFETRRWSTVDRAVLTTTVRSLELALERGQQAEQLLARNAELEARTRALEAFAQLTTDLSVQVDPYALVRRAQEVAVSLLTPGYALYYERDGDRWRSRVQVGDVGHPDLQAFIDAGPRVGETPSVDRPWTTGQAYYQDVYAQGSDTPPEMVRHVGAAASLPVIRDGQTVGVFIAALFDQRQWTSTDRVTLETVVGSLGLALARSVQTQALEGERAGLDAFAAFTEAVGSETDVVRLAQQAVRTVNTALDDVSIAYYELDDDLWKVRAWSDDVDPRTVAEMTRGVPSDAPIFAEALQSGTAVFENGWDAAANHLSSATAYGMAALLPLVVGGQSRSILAAGIPAARGWTTREQTILRAVARGLALALERAETARQLRAQRDALDARTADLASANEELEAFTYSASHDLRTPVRHIFGFTELAQKALLQTPNPQAARHMDIVKQSALRMTALIDGMLMLSRVGQEQLRPGWVDLGQLVVQAQRDVNLEFAERAVQWRLGPLPRVWGSPDLLQQVMTNLISNAVKYSGERPVAQVRVWTEENAAEWTVSVQDNGVGFPSAYASRLFGVFQRLHNEKDFGGTGVGLATVRRIVQKHGGRVFAESTGSTGATFGFTLPKPPGH, from the coding sequence ATGACGCTCAACGAGGCGGTCGGCACCGAGACGGACCTCTCCCTCCTCGCCGTGCGGGCCGTCAAGGTCCTGGATCTCTTCCTGCCGGGCCTGACCTCCACGTACTACAGCCGGGACGGAAACCTCTGGAACGCCATCGCCGTCGGGGCACACGTTCCGCCGGACCTCGCTGCCGTTGTGACTGAAGGGCTGCCGCTGGACACGCCCGCCTTCGCCCGCGCGGCCGAGGTGCACGGCCCGGTCTTCATCGACCGCTGGGACGTGCAGGCGCAGGAAGTGCCCGGCTCTGAAGACATCGGGGCCGGGGCCCTCTACCCGTACTTCCTGAACGGCGAGCCGTACGGCATGCTCACCACCGGCAGCCGCCGGGGCCGGGTCCTGACGGTCCAGGACCGCGAGCACTTCCTGGCGGTCGCGCGCAGCCTGGGACTCGCCATCGACCGGGCGCACCAGACGGCCCAGCTGCTGGAGCAGCGGCGCGAGGCGGACAGCCGCGCCCAGGCACTGGAGGCCTTCGCGCGTCTGAAGGCGGACCTGAACGTCCTGGGTGACCGGTACGCATTGATCCGCCGCGCGCAGGAGGTGGTGCTGTCCCTGCTGCCGGACGGGTACGCCGCGTACTTCGAGGCGGAGGACGGCCGCTGGCGCGTCCGGTCACAGGTGGGCGAAGCGCGCGGCGAGACGCTGCAGGCCGCCATCAACGACGGCTTCCCGGTCGGCGGGACGCCCACCCTCGACCTTCCCGCACAGACGCGCCAGCCGCACTTCATCGACCGGTACGACCAGGCCACCGACACCGACGCAGACGTCGGACCTCACCTGAAGGCCGCCGTGGTCCTCCCCGTGCTGCTGGACGGGAAGGTGATCGGGCTCTTCAACGTGCCGCTGTTCGAGACTCGGCGCTGGTCAACGGTGGACCGCGCGGTCCTCACCACCACCGTCCGCAGCCTGGAACTGGCACTGGAACGCGGACAGCAGGCCGAGCAGCTGCTGGCCCGCAACGCCGAACTGGAGGCCCGCACCCGCGCGCTCGAGGCGTTCGCGCAGCTGACCACCGACCTGAGCGTGCAGGTCGACCCGTACGCCCTGGTGCGCCGGGCGCAGGAGGTGGCCGTGTCGCTGCTCACGCCCGGGTACGCGCTGTACTACGAGCGCGACGGTGACCGCTGGCGCAGCCGGGTGCAGGTGGGCGACGTCGGTCACCCTGACCTGCAGGCGTTCATCGACGCCGGACCGCGCGTCGGCGAGACGCCCAGCGTCGACCGGCCCTGGACGACCGGTCAGGCGTACTACCAGGACGTGTACGCCCAGGGCAGCGACACCCCGCCCGAGATGGTCCGGCACGTCGGGGCGGCCGCGTCACTGCCGGTGATCCGCGACGGGCAGACGGTCGGGGTGTTCATCGCCGCGCTGTTCGACCAGCGACAGTGGACGTCCACGGACCGGGTCACGCTGGAAACAGTGGTCGGCAGCCTGGGTCTTGCGCTCGCCCGGTCCGTGCAGACACAGGCACTGGAAGGCGAACGGGCCGGCCTGGACGCCTTCGCGGCGTTCACCGAGGCGGTCGGCAGCGAAACCGACGTGGTCCGCCTCGCCCAGCAGGCCGTGAGGACCGTGAACACCGCCCTCGACGACGTCAGCATCGCCTACTACGAACTGGACGACGATCTCTGGAAGGTCCGCGCGTGGTCGGACGACGTCGATCCACGTACTGTCGCCGAGATGACCCGCGGGGTCCCCAGCGACGCGCCGATCTTCGCCGAGGCGCTCCAGTCCGGGACAGCCGTCTTCGAGAACGGCTGGGATGCCGCCGCCAATCACCTGTCGAGCGCGACGGCCTACGGCATGGCGGCCCTCCTGCCCCTGGTGGTCGGTGGTCAGTCACGCAGCATCCTCGCGGCCGGAATTCCGGCCGCGAGGGGCTGGACGACACGGGAACAGACGATCCTGCGGGCGGTGGCGCGCGGCCTGGCTCTCGCGCTGGAGCGTGCCGAGACAGCCCGGCAGCTCCGGGCGCAACGCGACGCCCTCGATGCCCGCACCGCCGATCTCGCCTCCGCGAACGAAGAACTCGAAGCCTTCACATACTCCGCTTCCCACGATCTGCGGACCCCGGTCCGGCACATCTTCGGCTTCACGGAACTCGCGCAGAAGGCGCTGCTGCAGACCCCTAACCCCCAGGCGGCCCGGCACATGGACATCGTCAAGCAGAGTGCCCTGCGCATGACGGCCCTGATCGACGGCATGCTGATGCTCTCCAGGGTCGGTCAGGAACAACTGCGGCCCGGCTGGGTGGATCTCGGACAGCTCGTCGTGCAGGCCCAGCGGGACGTGAATCTGGAGTTCGCCGAGCGTGCCGTGCAGTGGAGGCTCGGGCCGCTGCCGCGCGTCTGGGGCAGCCCTGACCTGTTGCAGCAGGTGATGACCAACCTGATCAGCAATGCCGTCAAGTACTCGGGCGAACGGCCTGTCGCGCAGGTTCGCGTCTGGACGGAGGAGAACGCTGCCGAATGGACCGTCTCGGTGCAGGACAACGGCGTGGGATTTCCGTCCGCCTATGCCAGTCGGCTGTTCGGGGTGTTCCAGCGTCTCCACAATGAGAAGGACTTCGGCGGGACCGGCGTAGGCCTCGCCACCGTCCGGCGTATCGTCCAGAAACACGGTGGCCGCGTCTTCGCCGAAAGCACGGGCAGCACCGGCGCGACCTTCGGCTTCACTCTCCCGAAACCCCCGGGTCACTGA
- a CDS encoding class II fructose-bisphosphate aldolase produces the protein MTAHTHHGSTVPLFRTVLTAARQEGRAVLAFNCYNLESVSAAVQVAAQTRQPVIVAHGEKYLENIGLRPMRALVTALVQDAGCEGRVLLHLDHAASPDLCREAAQAGYDSVMYDGSHLPYAENLAFTAQVVRDAHALGVGVEAELGALGIGDASHEFDSGQEALTDPRQARHFAAETGLDALAVSVGTVHGLYRSAPRLDLHRLQQIAHLVSRPLVLHGGSGTPTDALQAAVRLGIAKINVNTEVALAGTAALLAHAHALGPAHAHAAALGLAAQAGMTASMLSCLQQVTWPAQAVPAPQPGRPGPL, from the coding sequence GTGACGGCCCATACCCACCACGGCAGCACAGTGCCGCTGTTCCGGACGGTGCTCACGGCGGCCCGCCAGGAGGGCCGCGCCGTGCTGGCCTTCAACTGCTACAACCTGGAATCCGTCTCGGCCGCCGTTCAGGTGGCCGCGCAGACCCGGCAGCCGGTGATCGTCGCGCACGGCGAGAAGTACCTCGAGAACATCGGCCTGCGGCCCATGCGTGCCCTCGTCACGGCGCTGGTGCAGGACGCCGGCTGCGAAGGGCGCGTGCTCCTCCACCTCGATCATGCCGCCAGCCCTGACCTCTGCCGGGAGGCCGCGCAGGCCGGGTACGACAGCGTCATGTACGACGGTTCGCACCTGCCCTACGCCGAAAACCTCGCCTTCACCGCGCAGGTCGTCCGGGACGCGCACGCCCTGGGGGTCGGTGTGGAGGCGGAACTCGGGGCGCTCGGCATCGGGGACGCCAGTCACGAGTTCGACAGCGGTCAAGAGGCCCTCACCGACCCTCGCCAGGCCAGGCATTTCGCAGCCGAGACGGGCCTGGACGCCCTCGCCGTCTCGGTCGGCACGGTGCACGGCCTGTACCGCAGCGCCCCCAGGCTCGATCTGCACCGGCTGCAGCAGATCGCTCACCTCGTCTCACGGCCACTGGTCCTGCATGGCGGCAGCGGCACTCCCACAGATGCGCTGCAGGCCGCCGTGCGGCTCGGCATCGCCAAGATCAACGTCAACACCGAGGTCGCCCTCGCCGGCACGGCCGCCCTGCTCGCCCACGCCCACGCACTCGGCCCGGCCCACGCGCATGCCGCCGCCCTCGGCCTCGCCGCGCAGGCGGGGATGACTGCCAGCATGCTGAGCTGCCTGCAGCAGGTGACATGGCCTGCCCAGGCCGTCCCGGCCCCACAACCGGGACGGCCTGGTCCGCTCTGA
- a CDS encoding FadR/GntR family transcriptional regulator → MKEKTRQVSEIVADDIIAFIKQQGLKRGDRLPTEPELMERYGVSRTALREAIKVLASSGVIEVRHGHGTFVLETQSLIVTPPLDLGALFTRQTYMDVAEARTAIESEVAKLAAQRATEQDLQDLERLHAQMKSLPEDAAFTDHDVRLHLMLARIAGNAILLQMMEVLRQALSEYIYLTVSRLQTVADLLREHEAVINAVRRRDPEGAQLAMRHHVQNAARRLEQVLNVEIEA, encoded by the coding sequence GTGAAGGAAAAGACCCGGCAGGTATCCGAGATCGTCGCCGACGACATCATCGCCTTCATCAAGCAGCAGGGCCTCAAGCGCGGCGACCGCCTCCCCACCGAGCCGGAACTGATGGAACGTTACGGCGTGAGCCGCACCGCGCTGCGCGAGGCGATCAAGGTCCTCGCGTCGTCCGGCGTCATCGAAGTCCGGCACGGCCACGGCACCTTCGTCCTCGAGACGCAGAGCCTGATCGTCACGCCGCCCCTCGACCTGGGCGCGCTCTTCACCCGGCAGACGTACATGGACGTCGCCGAAGCCCGCACCGCCATCGAATCCGAGGTCGCCAAGCTCGCCGCACAGCGCGCCACCGAGCAGGACCTGCAGGACCTCGAACGGCTCCACGCGCAGATGAAGAGCCTCCCCGAAGACGCGGCCTTCACCGACCACGACGTCCGCCTGCACCTGATGCTCGCGCGCATCGCCGGAAACGCCATCCTCCTGCAGATGATGGAAGTGCTGCGTCAGGCGCTCTCCGAATACATCTACCTGACCGTATCCCGCCTGCAGACCGTCGCGGACCTGCTGCGCGAGCACGAAGCCGTGATCAACGCCGTGCGGCGACGCGACCCGGAAGGCGCCCAGCTTGCCATGCGTCACCACGTGCAGAACGCCGCGAGGCGCCTGGAGCAGGTCCTCAACGTGGAGATCGAAGCCTGA
- a CDS encoding metal-sensitive transcriptional regulator, whose protein sequence is MSDLSQTDIQPGTSTPEAAEKQKILNRLRRLEGQVRGLHRMVDENRDCQEILTLLAGIRSALDSTGDAVLMQYLERCQQQGQPLSAADLIRVTRLLR, encoded by the coding sequence ATGAGTGACCTCAGCCAGACCGATATCCAGCCCGGGACGTCCACCCCCGAGGCAGCCGAGAAACAGAAGATCCTCAACCGTCTGCGCCGCCTCGAAGGACAGGTCCGGGGCCTGCACCGGATGGTGGACGAGAACCGCGACTGCCAGGAGATCCTGACGCTGCTGGCCGGCATCCGCAGTGCCCTGGATTCCACCGGCGACGCCGTGCTCATGCAGTACCTCGAACGCTGCCAGCAGCAGGGACAGCCGCTCTCCGCCGCCGACCTGATCCGCGTGACCCGGCTCCTGCGCTGA